The genomic segment CTGGTCACGGCGCTGAACCGGCACATCGGCTACGACGCGGCGGCGAAGATCGCCAAGACCGCGCACCACAACGGCACGACGCTCCGCGAAGAGGCGGTCCAGCTCGCCCCGCCGCTCAAGGACGGCAGCGGCGTGCTGACCGCGGAGAAGTTCGACCTCATCGTGCGGCCGGAGAAAATGACCGGACCGGGAACCGAGTCGTGACCAGCGCGAAGTGCGGAGCGCGGAGTTCAGACCGGAGAATGAAGAACGCGGAGCGAAAGACCGAAAACCAGAATCGGCTCTGAGTATTCGGTGTTTCACTCCGCGTTCCGCGTTCCGCACTCCGCGCTCAAAAAACACCGCCCGGCGGTACGGGGATACCACCGGGCGGCCGGGAGATCGACCCACACGGGGTGCGATCTTGCTCCTAGCGTAATCACATTCTGCCATCGGATCAATGGTCCGGCACGTTTTTTCCTACCGGCCGAACGTGACACCCACATCTGTTGAGCGCGGCAAGAAAATCCGTGCCCGCCACAACTCTGCTGGCACTTGGGCCGTCTTGAGTGAATCGGGGACACCCGATTCGCCCCTCAACATATCGGAGTTCGTTGTATGCGTCGGTATTTACTGGCCGCGAGCTTTGCCGCGGCCGCGGTCGCGATCGTGGCCGATCCGGCTGGTGCCCTCATGATAGCCGTTCCGCAGCCCGGCCACCTCGCGATCACCTCTCCGGTCGTGGTGACCGGGAAGGTCACCTCGATCGCGACCGACACGGTCGAGGCGGCGTCACCGTTCGCCGGCGCCAAGGACAAGCTGAAGTACAAGATCGCGACCGTGAAGATCGATACCGGCCTGTCCGGCATTGATGGCACGAAGGTGAAGGAGATCAAGGTTGGGTTCGTTCCGCCGCCGGACCCGAACGCCAAACAGCCCGGCCTTCGCCCCGGCCTTCGCCCCGGCCGCCGCCCGCCGGAACTGAAGGAGGGGCAAGAGGCGATCTTCTTCCTCGCCAAGCACCCGACCGCCGACTTTTACGTCATCCCCGGTATCAGCGCCCCCTTTGACATCAGCACCCCCGAGGGGAAGAAGACCCTCGAAGACGTCAAGAAGGTGGCGGCGACGCTGGCCGACCCGATGAAGGGGCTGAAGAGCGACAAGGCCGACGTGCGGGCCGAAACCGCTGCCGTCCTGGTGACGAAGTACCGCGCCTACCCGGCGTTCGGCGGCGAGATCGAAGAGGTCGCGCTCCCGGCCGATGAGAGCAAGCTCATCCTGAGGGCCCTCGCCGAAGGCAACTGGCAGGCCGCCCGCATCGGCGGGGCGCCGAACCCGTTCATGGCGTTCAACCAGCTCGGCCTGAACGAAAAGGACGGCTGGGTTCCGCCGATCATCGTGAACGTCCCCGGTCAGCCCGGCCCCGATTACACGGTCGTCATGAAGGACGCGTTCGGCAAGTGGCTCGAAGGCCCGGGCAAGGATTACAAGATCAAGAAGGTCGTACCCCAGGCGGCCAAGTAACGCGGGAGGCCCGAACCGCGGCCGGGTGCGGACGGCCGATCGATCGGACCACACGTTTTGTCCGATCTGCGCCTTCTGCGTTCGTCCGCGGCGCTTTCTGTTTTTGCTCCCCGCTCCGTTCCTAATCTCGCTATTCGATTCAGGAGACTTCATGTTTCGCGTTTTGTCGCTGGCCTCCGTGGCCGCTTTGGTTCTCGCGACGCCGGTCGAGGCGAAGCGGGTCATGCGGCTGTTCACGCCGGTCGAGAAGCTCGTCCGCGCCGACGTGGTGGCGGTCGGCAAGGTGACCGCGCTGGAAAAAGACACGGTCACCGCCGCCCCCGCACCCGGCGCGACCGACAAACTCACGTACAAGATCGCGGTCCTGAAGGTGGAGACCGGCCTCTACGGCGCGGCCACCGTCACGCACGTGAAGGTCGGGTTCATCCCGCCGGCTCCCGTTGATCCCAACGCCCCGCCCGCGCCCGTCCGTCCGGGGCGCGGCGGGTTCCAACAGGTCAACCTGACCGTGGGGCTGGAAGGGCTCTTCTACCTGACCAAGCACCACAGCGGCGAGTTCTACGTCATCAGCCCGATCTTGGCCCCGACCGAGGCCACGGCGGACGGGTTCAAGGACCAGGTCGCAATGGTGAAGAAGGGCGTTGAGGTGCTGGCCGATCCGACGAAGGCGCTCAAGGCGGAGAAGGCCGACGACCGGCTTTTCGCGGCCAACGTGTTGGTAACCAAATATCGCACGTACCCCGAGGGCGGCGGCGAGGTCGAAAACGTGAAGGTGCCCGCCGACGAGAGCAAGCTCATCCTGAAGGCCCTCGCCGAGGGCAACTGGAAGAGCGACCCGAAAACGCCCCAGGCGCCCAACGCGTACCAGTCTTTCGGCCAGCTCGGCCTGACCGATAAGGACGGCTGGACGTTCCCGGCCGTGAAGCCGGGCGAGGACTTCATCGACAAGACCAAGGACGCGTTCACCGCGTGGCTCGCCGGCGCCGGCAAAGACTACCAAATCGAGAAGCTGGTGGTGAAGAAGTAGTAGCGCCATCAGGAGTCACGCAGCTGTGGTTGTGAGCCCGTTCCGAGGGCTCACAACCACACATCACACGTCTCTGCACTCGGTCTGATACTGGCGCGGGGAGTAGCGTTTCCGTGCGGATCGGGTAAGCTGGGCGTGGCGGCTCCGGGCAAGGGCTTCCGCCCCGCGCCTTCTTCAACACCGAACACCGCACCATGCCCCGACTGTTGCTGGTCGAAGACGAAGTGGTGAACCGCGACCTGTTCCGGCGGCGGCTGGAGCGGAAGGGGTACGTCGTCGTCACGGCGGAGGACGGGCTCCGGGCCGTGGCGCTGACGCGGAGCGAGATGCCCGACCTCGTGCTGATGGACCTGGGCCTGCCGGACATCGACGGGTGGGAGGCCACGCGGCGGATCAAGGCCGACCCCGCGACCGCGGCGGTCCCGGTGGTCGTGCTCTCGGCGCACGCCACCACCGACGCGCGGAACAAGGCGTTCGCGGCGGGGTGCGAGGAGTTCGAGACGAAACCGGTGAACTGGGAGGCGCTGTTCAAGAAGATCGAGGAGGCGCTCGCCCGGGCGCGCGAGCGGGCCGCGGCCCGGGCCGCCCCGCCGGCCGACGAGATCGACTTTGGCGGGACGGCCGGGCCGGACCCGATGGCCGTGACCGCCGTACTCCGCAAGGGCCAGCGCACGCTGGCGGGCGACGCGCGGCCGGACGCGGGCGACGTGTGCGTCGTGCAGCCGAAGCGGATCCTGGTGGTCGAGGACAACGAGCCGAACCGCGTGCTCCTGTGCCGGCGGCTGAACGGCCGCGGGTTCCTGACCACCGAGGCCGCGGACGGCCGACGGGCGCTCGAACTGGTCGCGAAGACCCGGTTCGACCTCGTGCTGTGCGACGTCATGATGCCCGGCGTGGACGGCTACGAGGTGCTGAGGGCCATGAAGGCCGACCCGGACCTGCGGGCGATCCCGGTAATCATGGTTTCCGCGCGGGACGACACGGCGGGGGTGGTGCAGTGCATCGAGATGGGCGCGGAGGACTACCTCCAGAAGCCCTACGACCCGGTGCTCCTACACGCCCGCGTGAACGCGTGCCTCGACAAGCGCCGGCTCCGCGACCAGGAGGTCGCGTACTTGCGCGGGGTGGCCGACCTGACCCGGGCGGCGGAACACGTCGAAAAGGGGACGTTCGACCCGGGGCTCCTGGCCGAGGTCGCCGCCCGGGGCGACGCGCTGGGCACGCTGGCCCGCGTGTTCGCGAAGATGGCGCACGAGGTGCAGGGCCGCGAGCGGCAGTTGCGGGCCGACGTGCAGAAACTCGCCACGGCCACGGGGGACCGCCGCGAGGTCGCGCCGAAGCCGGGGGACACACTCATCCTGCCGCGTCCGCCCAAATAAGAATGGCTTAATGTTGTGCCGGGAAAGTAGGCGACTCGCTCCGCGAGTCGCGCCCTCGGCGACCCGATCTTTGGAGTGGGTGACTGGTGTCACTCGCGGAGCGAGTGACCTACTTTCGGATCACTTCGCGTCGGCCGCCGCCTGGAAGTTGCTCAGTTCCAGAAGCACCTTCTCGCCGCCCTGAAGGAGGAACTCCTCCTTCACGATGCCGCGGTCCTTGGCGAACCAGATGCGGACGGTCGTCTTGGCCCCGGCGATGTCCATGTCCTTGCCTTCCACGAACACCGTGTCGTAATCGACGTTCTGGATCTTGACCTTCTCCTTGTCGTTCACCACCTTCAGCGTGCCCTTGATGACCTGCGTGCTCAGCTTGCTGTTCACCTCCCAGGAGTCGCCCTTCTTGACCGGCAGCGGCAGCACCTTCACGAACGGGTCGAGCTTGTCGTCCTTCACGCGGGTGCGGTACACGCCGTCGGCCCGGACCACGTACCACTCGCTCGTCTTGGCCTCGCCGACCTTCACGTCCTTGCCGACGAACGTGTCCACCTGGTACTGCTCCTCGGTGCCCACCTTCTCGGTCTTGACGACGCTCACGGTCACGTCGTTATCGCCGACCCTGTACGTCCACTTCGTCCCCTTCTTCAGGGGAAAGTAGCCGTCGGCGGAAGCGTCCTTGGGCGGCTGTGCCAGCAGCACGCCGCCGAACAACACCGCCGCCGCACCGACGACCGACCGGATCGCGCGCAACATCCGCTACACTCCTGGGTTGGTTCCCGAGTTCGGGGAGACCGGGCTAGTATATGCGATTCATTATGACCGGTTAGCGGGCGGGCGCACACGGACTTCCCCACCGGTTCGGACCGCTTTTAATCCGATTCTGCCGTTCCGGCCCGCCCCGTGGGCCGCGCTGCTACCGACTTTCCGGGGCGCATTTCCATACGCCCTCCGCCGGAACCGTGTTCGATCCGGAGCCGGCGCTGGCGAAAGAAAACGGGCCACAGATGGCGCTCCTGTCGTCCGCTATTTCTTCGGCGTCACTTTCAGCAGGAACGAGTCGCTGTGGCCGCCGCTCGTGGGCTGGTACATCTGTTCGCCCCGGGCCGGCGGGAGGGTGAAGTCGCCCGCGAACTCGGCCAGCACCACGAACTCGGCGGTCGCGCTCGCGGCCGACTCGTAGTGGAAGCACGACATCGCCTCGCGGTCCTCGCGGAGGACGTGCCCCTGAGCGTTTTGGGCCGCCGGGAACCGCCGCTCGTCGGCCGAGATGGTCTCGCACCCGGCCGGCTTCGGGCTCTCGATCAGGAAGTACTGGAGCGAACCGACCCGTGGCACGGCGGTCACGTTTACCTTCAGGTAGCTCCCGACGGGCACGCTCGCCCCGCTCTTGAGTTCGGTCCACTGCCCGTCGGCGCCACGCAGGGTCACGGTGCGGGTCACCATCACCCCGTGGTCGCGGGCCGGCGTGCGCGTGCCGCCCGTGCGGGTGAACGAGACCGTGACGTGGACCAGCGCGCCGCCGCTCGCCTCGGCGCCCGTCACGCGGAACGTGTTCCCTCCGGCCTTCAGATCCGTACCAGCGAACCTCACGCTCTTGGACGCGGCCGAGTCGAGCGTCACGGCGCCGGCCCCGGTGCCGTTGAGGGCGATCTTGACGCTCCCGGCCGCGGCCGGGCCGGCCCGCACCGCGACGAGATAGTCGCACAATGCGTACAGCACGCACGCCGTGTCCTTGGTGGAGTCCCACCGGTCGCCGCGCTTGGTGCTGTGGAAGTACGCGAGGGCACCCGGAATCAGCGGGTCTTTCGGGTCTTGCGCCACAAGGGCCTTCATCACCGTGGCCGTAACTTCGGTGGTGTTATCGGCCCAGCGCGAGAACCCGGCCTTCGTCCAGAACACGCGGTCGCCGGCCTTTTGCGCCCGCTTGCGCAGTTCGGCGGCCAGTTTGTCGGCGAGCGGCTTCTGCCCGTGCTTCGCGGCCAGTTCGAGAGCCAGGGCGTGCCCGGTGTCCGACATCTCGGCGCGCCCGACGGTCTTGTCGATTCGCGCGAACCAGGCGTTCAGGTTGGTGCCCTGCTTTTTCAGGCGGTCGGCGTCCAGCGCGGCGACCCACAGACAGAACAGCGCGTCGTTGACATCGGTGTCGCGCCCGCCGTTCGGCTTCGCGAGGGCCGCGTCCCAGCCCTGTTTGATGGTCAGATCCCACAGGCCCGCCGATTGGTCCAGGTACTGCCTGAGTCGGCCCATTCCGCGGTCGATGGTGCCGGGGTTCGGGCACGGGTAACCGGCCTCTTCCGCCGCGAGCAGCCCGAACATTGCATACGGCGTCATCATCTCGTGTGTCTGGCCGCTGCCCTGCCACGCCCACCCGCCGTCGGGCTGCTGGAGCTCGATCAGCCGCTTCTGCCCGGCCTCGACCACCTTCGGCAACTTCTCCTCGAGCTGCTTGATGGTGCTGATGCCGGACTGCTTCAGGATCAGCCCGACGCGGAGCGCCGGGAGGAACCGGCTCATGGTCTGCTCGACGCACCCGTAGGGGTACTCGACGAGGTACGGGAGCGTGTCCGCGAGGTCGGCCGCCAGCGTCGGCGCGACGGTCACCGTCACCTGGGCCGTCTTCGGGTCGAAGCCCGCCGGCATGGTGAGCTTCAGGTCGTCTTTGCCCACCAAGCCGGATACGGTGACGCGTTCCGGTACCGTTGACGCCACCACCGGGAGCTTCTTGAGTGAGGCGTCGCTGCCGGCGGCACAGGTCGCGGACATGAGCAGGTCGGTCGTGCCCGGTTTGCCGGCCCGGTACGTCCAGTACGCCGGCACGTTGCCGTTGGCCGGCACGGTCACCACTTGCTCGCCCGCGGACAGCACGGCGCCGTTTTCGGCCTTCAGGTGAACGCGGACGTTCTGCTCCCGGTCGGTCAGGTTGTGGACGGTGCCGAACACGCGCACCACGTCGCCCTCGGCGAACGTCCGCGGGAGCATCGGCCAAATCATGATCGGCCGCGTGGTCTTGAACCGGCTCGTCGCGCTGCCGACGTGCATCTTCGGCGAGACCGCGGTCACCTGCACGCGCCAGTTCGTGAGCGAGTCGGGCACCTTGAAGGCGGCCGTCGCCCGACCGGTCTTGTCGGTACGGAGGGCCGCGGTCCAGAACGCGCTGTCCGCAAAATCCCGGCGCACCACATCGTTGCCGACGCCCAGCGCCGGGAGCGGCGGGCCCGCCCCGAAATCGCGGTTGAACCCGAACGACATGCCCATCTGCCCGCCGACGAACGGCTGCGAGAACCCCATGTTCCCGCCGGGGTGCGAGAAGCTGCCCTGGATTCCGGCCACGCTCGGCACGCCGCCGCCGAACCCGAACCCCCTGCCACCAAAGCCGCCGCCACCAAAGCCGCCGCCGCCAAAGCCGCCGCCAAAGCCGCCGCCACTGAAGCCCATGTTCCAGACGCCGCCTTGAATGCCGAACTGTGCGCCGAGATTGCCAAACCCGCCAAATTGCCCGAACTGGCTGCCGAACCCATTGAAGCCCTGAAACTGGTAGCCTCCGAACGCGTATCCGTTCGGGTAGAAGTGGCCGCGGTGCAGTGCCCACGGGTCTTGGCCATTGTGATGGGCCAGCGCGATCAGCACCACGTTGTCGATCACCGTGGCCGACAGGCGGGCCGGTCCACCGTTGTCGAGGGTGTCGAGGTGAAACAAGTCCCCGAGCCGCGCCGATTTGGGCACCTCCCAGAAGAGATCGGAACACGCGCCGCCGGCCAAGTATACCTCTAATCTCGCCAGCCGAACGAGCGTCACCATACCCATCCACTTCACTTTTCCCTCGTCCTTCCAATCCTTGGTGAGCGTCTCGAGGCGGTGTTTCAACCCCGGCTCTTTCGCGAGCGCGTCGGGGTCCTTCAGCACCGCCTCCGCCTCCAGGACCAGATCCGCGATGCGGACGTTACCCAACCGCGTGGCGGCGAGGTCGCGGGCGGCGCGGCCCTGACCGCGGGCGTCGGCGAGGTAGAAGTCGCGGATGTTGCCGCTGAGATCGCCGGACACGCCGAGCAGCGATTCGTCGAACACCGACACGACCAGATCCACCTCCTCTTCGCGGTTCACCCGGAAGTTGAGCCTCACGTCCGCTCCCGGCCCGACCGTATCCGGTGCGGTGGTGCTGACGGTGAGCGTTCGATCGGTGGGGGCGACGAACAGGTCGTGCTGGTCGGCGAACACGTTCGCCGCCGACTCCGGGTACTGCACGCACACGGAGCAGCCGTAGCGGAGGTTCGGTGGGAGCACCTCGTCGACGCGGACGGTACCGTTTGCTCCGGCGGTGAGCGGTTTCGCGAGCTTCACGCCGCCGGAATCGCGGAGCGTGAGGAGCATCTTCGCACCGGCGAACCGCGTGTGAACGGTCCCCGTCAGGTGCCCGCCGGCCGACAGTTCGCGGGCGTCGAGTTGCAGCACCACGCCCGGCATCTTCGCGGGTGCCTTCACTACGACGCCGGTCTCCGCCTGGAGCGTTGTACCGTCGGCGAGTCGCGTAACCGCGAGCAGCTTGTACGCGCCCGGGTGCTTGAGATCGACTTCCGCTCGACCGTTCACCACCGGAACGGCCGTCAGCACCTTGCGCTTCACCGGGTCGAACACGGGGAGCGACTTCCAGCCGTCCGCGGCGGGCTTCTTCTTCGGCTTTCCGGCGCCGAGCGGCGGAATCCGTGTGTGCTCCGCCAGTTCGCCGTCCTCGTCGCTGTATTGTGGCGCGAGCCACAGCGCCGACGAGGCGGCTTCGAGCTCCACGACGACGACGGTCGTCGCATACGCGTCCCTCGCGCCGAGGTTCACGGGCGTCACGGTCACCGGCACGTTCTCGCCGGTCCGGTACACCTCTTTCGGTGCGGCAATGGCGATCGCCTTCTCGCCGACGGGGGTGAGCGGGAACGTGCCGACGGCGCGGTTCTCGCGGCCCGTCTCGTCAACGAACGCGGCCGTGAGCGCCACGGAATGCTGGCCCCGCAGCCACTCCGGCAGCAGGTCGATGTTGACGGACCCGGGCCCGTCGCCGGCGAACTCGGCCGTGCCCTCGCGGGTGGCGACGGTGCGTGCCCCGAAGCCGGCGAACGACGCCGCGGACACGCCGTTGGCGAGCGTCAGCAGGCGCTCGTCGTCGGGGAGGGCGGAAAAGTCGTCGGCCGACGGCGGGCCGGTCTCGGCGATCACGAACGCGGCCGGGTCGAGCGCCAGTTTGTTCACCTCGGCGGCCTTCGTGACCACGGCCGACCACGAAGCCGACGTGCCCTTTACCGGCCGGTCGAGGTAGTCGCGGGCGTCGAACGTGACGAGCAGTTTACCGTCCTTCACTTCGCCCCTCAGTTTCATTCCGACCTTTGTCTTGCGGTACTCGCCGAGAAGCACGCGGGCGCCGCCCGCGAGGGCGGCCGCTTCGTCCGGAGGCGCGACGGCGATGCGGTAGTGGTCGAGCGCGTCGGCGTCGGTGAACGTGTACTGCCCGGTGAGCCGGCCCGCAGCGTCGGACCGGAGCTTCAGTCGAGCGGCGCGGGTGCCGCGCGTCTCGCTCGTCACATCGACGGTGTACTCCCGGTCGGCGACCGGTTTGAAATCGATGCCGTCAACGGTGTCGTGAACGTAGGCGACGAACTTGAGGGTGTGGCCGGGGCGGTACGCCGAGCGGTCGGTGATGACGAACGCGGTGCGACGTGTGCCCTCCGGCCGGGCCGGCAGCGTGGTCCGGGCGGTGAGCCGCTTACCGGTACCGGTCGCGAGAGAGAACGCGAGCGGCTGTGGTTTTTCGGAGGTGTGTGCCCAGTGAAACGTGTTGTCCGCCCCGACGGTGGCCTCGAACTCCATCTGCCCGGCGGTGATGGTCACCTTCGCGCCGGCGTAGCTCTTTTCACCGGCAACCCACCCGCGGACGCCGCATTCGTCCGGCAGAACGATGAGGGCCGGGGCGTTGGTCGCGGGTTCCGTGATCGCGAACAGCGGTACGACTTCGCGCGGCTTCGCGACCTTCGGCGGCGGGGCGGGCGGCGGGTCGGCCCTCTCGGGTTTAGCGGCGACGAGCGCCGTGACGAGTGAAACGCACAGCAGGCCCGCGGTTAGGACCGCCAGTCCCCTGGAGAGACCGTGAAGCCCGGCTTTGCGGGCGACAGGTCGCGAGGAACGAGTGGAGAGGCCGTGAAGCCCGGCTCTGCGGGCGACAGGTCGCGAGGAACGAGTGGAGAGAGAACACGTCCACCGCATGAGACACCCCTTTTCGGCATGCGCACAGGCACCCGTATCATAACCCGACGATTCACGAACCGGGGATGAGCCGTGTTCCACAATTCCGAATTTCGGCACTTGAGAGAATCAGCCGGTGTTCTTGTTGAACATGCACAGCAATAGATATTTTTAATTTAATATTCTTTTAATAATAATTAAAATACATAAATATTACCGATTTGCGCAAATCGCCCGAGTCGATTCTCGAACAGGGCCGCACGGCCGCCGAGATAATAGCTCGAGTGGCCGGCGCGGTCCTCGGATCGAGGTTGCGGTCGGCCCGTCTCCGTCAGGGGCTTTCGATCCGAAGCGGGGCACTCGGGCCGGTCCGAGCAAGACCTCCGTCGTCCGGCTGGAGCAGGGCCGAAATGCCCATCCGCTGACGGTGATCAAAGTGTGCAAGGCGCTGTGTACACCTGGCCGGGATTAACGACCCGAAGAGATCGAACGCCGCAGCCGTGGCCAGCCACCACGGGGCGGACGATCGCTGGTACGACTTGACCGATTTCGGCGCCGGCACGCTGGGCGGACTGGATCGCCCCCTGACACCGAAGGAGCGGAACCGATTTGCCGAACGCGGAACGGCAGTCGCGCTCCTGCTACTGAAAAGCCGTCTGGAGAGCGGCCACCTTCTCCCGGCGGTACTCGAACTCTACCGGGGCAGCCCACCTCGGAGTCACGACGGCGAAGAATTCGTCTAGGATTTACCAGGTAGAGCCCAGTTGTGCATCGGAGGAACCATCCCCACGCTCTCGGAAGGGGAAGCGATTACTTTCCGTAGCGACAAAGAGCATAGTTACGCCCCCCCGATCCCGATTCGGCGATCATGCCTATCCGATTGTTGTCCGTGCGAATCGACCAGAATATGACGCGGCCCCGCCGCACGGGGCAAATCCTTGTAAATGCACCACGAGTTGCCATTTGCAGTAGATCTCGATGGCCGACTTGAAACCAGCCTGGGGACGCCTAAAGTGGTACAGTGCCAACATTGTCACTGTACCCGATGCTAGAGAGAGGTGTCAGGATGTTGCGCTGGTGGATGCGGTGCGGAACGGGTCTGGCGGTATCGGCGGCTTGGGCGTGTTGGCTCGGTACCCAGCCGGCGCAAGCTCAAACACCCGAGCGGTTATTGAATCTCGCCAAAGAGGCGTACAATCAGAAGCGGTACGCTGCGGCGAGTGATCTCTACCTGCAAGTCATTGACAAAACCAGTCGAGACCCCGGCATTCCTTACAACGCCGCCTGTTGTCTGGCACAGGCCGATCGGATCAACGACGCGTTCCGGCTGCTCGAACTGGCCATCGAGTACGGGTGGAAGAACGCGGACCACCTCGCCTCGGACCCAGACTTGAAGCGACTGCATTCCGATCCGCGCTGGAACAAGATGCGTGACAAGCTCGTCGGGCTGCGGGCGCAAGAAGAATCGCGACGGCCGTGGAAGGCGGCCCTGGGCATCGATTTGGAATGGCGCGATTCGTATTGGCACTACTTCCGCTTTACTGAACACCGGCGGCTGATGCTGGAGGGAAAAGCCGCCTCCGGACGGGAAGGGGGACCGCTCGGTTCCGGGACGTGGTACCGACTCGAACCCAAGTCCGACGGCTGGATCTATAACCGGCACAACACCGTCATCCAGGTGGACTGGGACGAACCACAAGAACGGACCGTGTTGCTCACCAGTCACCCGAGAGAATACATCTCGATTAACGGCGAACTGCGCTTTGGCGGGCAGGGATGGCAGCACATCATTCCCGTTCGGCTCAAAAAGGGCAAGAACACGATTGTGTGCGACCACCAACTCGTTGCCGAACTGTACCCGGCGCACCACCCGTACTCGTTCATCAGCAAGACCCTGCTCGTACCGGACCTGCGGGAGGGCGAAACGGGCGAATTCCGCGCATCGGTCACGGTCCTCAACGCCACCCCGAAGGCCGGCCCCGTGACGATCACCGCGGGGCTCGGCAACGGCCCGAATACGGAGACCACGAGCCGGCCCATCGCGGCCATGAATGCGCGGGCTGTCGGCTTTTCGTTCCGCGTGCCAGAGGGGTACAAACCCGGTGAGCAACTGTTGCGACTGACGCTCTCGGACGGCGGTGAAACCACGACGGCGCCCGTGCGCGTCGTCGGCCGAACCGAGGCGTATCAGCGCACCTTTATCAGCCGGTTCGACGGGATGGTTCGCCACTATGCCATCAACCCGTCGTCCTCCGGGCGGGCCGATCAACCCGTCGTCCTCGCTTTACCCGGTGCGGGGTGGGAAGCACGAAGAACGGCTCAAAGCTACGAGCAACGGTCGTGGGGCCACATTGTTTGCCCGCTGTTCCGCGGGGCGACCAACGGTGAAGGCGTCTCCCGTCAAACAGTGCTCGAATCGCTGGAGCAAGCCATCAAGGAGCTCCGCGCCGACCCGAAGCAGGTCTTTC from the Frigoriglobus tundricola genome contains:
- a CDS encoding response regulator, whose amino-acid sequence is MPRLLLVEDEVVNRDLFRRRLERKGYVVVTAEDGLRAVALTRSEMPDLVLMDLGLPDIDGWEATRRIKADPATAAVPVVVLSAHATTDARNKAFAAGCEEFETKPVNWEALFKKIEEALARARERAAARAAPPADEIDFGGTAGPDPMAVTAVLRKGQRTLAGDARPDAGDVCVVQPKRILVVEDNEPNRVLLCRRLNGRGFLTTEAADGRRALELVAKTRFDLVLCDVMMPGVDGYEVLRAMKADPDLRAIPVIMVSARDDTAGVVQCIEMGAEDYLQKPYDPVLLHARVNACLDKRRLRDQEVAYLRGVADLTRAAEHVEKGTFDPGLLAEVAARGDALGTLARVFAKMAHEVQGRERQLRADVQKLATATGDRREVAPKPGDTLILPRPPK
- a CDS encoding alpha-2-macroglobulin family protein, with amino-acid sequence MRWTCSLSTRSSRPVARRAGLHGLSTRSSRPVARKAGLHGLSRGLAVLTAGLLCVSLVTALVAAKPERADPPPAPPPKVAKPREVVPLFAITEPATNAPALIVLPDECGVRGWVAGEKSYAGAKVTITAGQMEFEATVGADNTFHWAHTSEKPQPLAFSLATGTGKRLTARTTLPARPEGTRRTAFVITDRSAYRPGHTLKFVAYVHDTVDGIDFKPVADREYTVDVTSETRGTRAARLKLRSDAAGRLTGQYTFTDADALDHYRIAVAPPDEAAALAGGARVLLGEYRKTKVGMKLRGEVKDGKLLVTFDARDYLDRPVKGTSASWSAVVTKAAEVNKLALDPAAFVIAETGPPSADDFSALPDDERLLTLANGVSAASFAGFGARTVATREGTAEFAGDGPGSVNIDLLPEWLRGQHSVALTAAFVDETGRENRAVGTFPLTPVGEKAIAIAAPKEVYRTGENVPVTVTPVNLGARDAYATTVVVVELEAASSALWLAPQYSDEDGELAEHTRIPPLGAGKPKKKPAADGWKSLPVFDPVKRKVLTAVPVVNGRAEVDLKHPGAYKLLAVTRLADGTTLQAETGVVVKAPAKMPGVVLQLDARELSAGGHLTGTVHTRFAGAKMLLTLRDSGGVKLAKPLTAGANGTVRVDEVLPPNLRYGCSVCVQYPESAANVFADQHDLFVAPTDRTLTVSTTAPDTVGPGADVRLNFRVNREEEVDLVVSVFDESLLGVSGDLSGNIRDFYLADARGQGRAARDLAATRLGNVRIADLVLEAEAVLKDPDALAKEPGLKHRLETLTKDWKDEGKVKWMGMVTLVRLARLEVYLAGGACSDLFWEVPKSARLGDLFHLDTLDNGGPARLSATVIDNVVLIALAHHNGQDPWALHRGHFYPNGYAFGGYQFQGFNGFGSQFGQFGGFGNLGAQFGIQGGVWNMGFSGGGFGGGFGGGGFGGGGFGGRGFGFGGGVPSVAGIQGSFSHPGGNMGFSQPFVGGQMGMSFGFNRDFGAGPPLPALGVGNDVVRRDFADSAFWTAALRTDKTGRATAAFKVPDSLTNWRVQVTAVSPKMHVGSATSRFKTTRPIMIWPMLPRTFAEGDVVRVFGTVHNLTDREQNVRVHLKAENGAVLSAGEQVVTVPANGNVPAYWTYRAGKPGTTDLLMSATCAAGSDASLKKLPVVASTVPERVTVSGLVGKDDLKLTMPAGFDPKTAQVTVTVAPTLAADLADTLPYLVEYPYGCVEQTMSRFLPALRVGLILKQSGISTIKQLEEKLPKVVEAGQKRLIELQQPDGGWAWQGSGQTHEMMTPYAMFGLLAAEEAGYPCPNPGTIDRGMGRLRQYLDQSAGLWDLTIKQGWDAALAKPNGGRDTDVNDALFCLWVAALDADRLKKQGTNLNAWFARIDKTVGRAEMSDTGHALALELAAKHGQKPLADKLAAELRKRAQKAGDRVFWTKAGFSRWADNTTEVTATVMKALVAQDPKDPLIPGALAYFHSTKRGDRWDSTKDTACVLYALCDYLVAVRAGPAAAGSVKIALNGTGAGAVTLDSAASKSVRFAGTDLKAGGNTFRVTGAEASGGALVHVTVSFTRTGGTRTPARDHGVMVTRTVTLRGADGQWTELKSGASVPVGSYLKVNVTAVPRVGSLQYFLIESPKPAGCETISADERRFPAAQNAQGHVLREDREAMSCFHYESAASATAEFVVLAEFAGDFTLPPARGEQMYQPTSGGHSDSFLLKVTPKK
- a CDS encoding TPR end-of-group domain-containing protein, which gives rise to MLRWWMRCGTGLAVSAAWACWLGTQPAQAQTPERLLNLAKEAYNQKRYAAASDLYLQVIDKTSRDPGIPYNAACCLAQADRINDAFRLLELAIEYGWKNADHLASDPDLKRLHSDPRWNKMRDKLVGLRAQEESRRPWKAALGIDLEWRDSYWHYFRFTEHRRLMLEGKAASGREGGPLGSGTWYRLEPKSDGWIYNRHNTVIQVDWDEPQERTVLLTSHPREYISINGELRFGGQGWQHIIPVRLKKGKNTIVCDHQLVAELYPAHHPYSFISKTLLVPDLREGETGEFRASVTVLNATPKAGPVTITAGLGNGPNTETTSRPIAAMNARAVGFSFRVPEGYKPGEQLLRLTLSDGGETTTAPVRVVGRTEAYQRTFISRFDGMVRHYAINPSSSGRADQPVVLALPGAGWEARRTAQSYEQRSWGHIVCPLFRGATNGEGVSRQTVLESLEQAIKELRADPKQVFLIGYSAGGHGAWQIASLNPGLFSGVGASAGWISYFTYMPTDRPRLDTTDPVQKIFARASSEIDVEARFDALATIPNVGLVHGDRDKVVSVNESRRVKKELERRGVKPFYHEQPGADHGWATSTADQVDFPPLLDHLKKHSRPGTGDIWGGERLPRTWHDLLARPVVAVYGTNGTAEEHEAARTGALMLMDRCRLIYSADCEVVPDTVPLADLRGKNVLLYGSPSSNRLWEEHPTAKGLLKSPSAQKATSFLMLGDRDGVLWGSIGGKTLFDCRVAYGIDPMSQMYAFPDWVLLTREVLDKDFEGVHGAGWFNRDGKIDDQRSAWR